CTGACTCTTGCTTTGCTGGGCTTTATGGGCCACAACTCGTCTCGAAAGCAAATGGGCCACGTGGTCCTGAGCCCAGACACAATAGATGATTTCTTTTCGATGCAACATTTTTCTTATAGGTAAGATTAAGATTATATTACTACAAAAATTACGATACATGGAGTTTGGAATAACCCTCAAACATacaaaaggaaacaaaattgGACTTACTGCCGTATTGGTTTAAGTCGTGTGCGTGAGGGTTTTCCAAACATGGAATTCAAGTAAATTTTCACCGAAGGTAGAGTTAATAACCTTTCGATGCAACATTTAACATGAGAAATGTGAAGGTAAgtataaagaaagaaaataattttaagaaatCATTATTATCCAAGAAAAGGGATACATGagatgatggtgatggtgatAAAACGAAGAGTGGACCAGGACCTGGTCTTGTGTAAGAGCCCCTAAAAAAACGGCATTTACTTTCTCGCGCAACCTTTCATTTCCGTCACCCCTTCTCATCTCTCACAGATCTAATCTGACCTATAAAAAGACAAATAATGGATccaaaattaaaggaaaaaagggTAACAGTTCACTCACATAAAGGTTCACGCCAATTAATTTCGGTTTCAATggataattaaattttgaaaaagttaATTACTAATCAGCTCAAGTTAatgtttttttaatgtttatagtaaatgatttaaaaataaaatatggaaaaacaaaaaagagaggTGCAGCCGGCATGCTAAAGCTACCACCCCATCTGACAGTTGGCCCAAAAATAACCGGCACAAAGCTGAACACaattagataattaattaataattaactcCATTCCACCCAAAATCAACTTTCCATTGTCTGCAATAATCATTAATTCCCAGTTGATCTGCTCtgatttctccttttcttttctatttttatttctccCCCTTTACGAGGCTAAATGTATCATATTGCGTGCCAATAAAGTTCTCctctattataaaaataatattaataatttttttacatatacTACTCGGTATTCGGAAATTCAATAAACGATAACTAATTTAATATTGAGCCGAGCTCGCCCTAATATAGAGTAAAATTCTTATAGTGTGAATCGCAAGATTTAAATCATAATAGTAATAAAAACTCAGCTATATTAGAAAATATTGCTAATTGCAAACCACagcatccttcttctttttttctctttttggggCCGGTAGCACAATTATTTTTATGCTGACAGAaaatttttatctaaaattcgaaaaataaaaaatatttataaaagaaaaaacagaagATGGAGAAAATGAGGAGGGAAAAGGGTACCCCCAATATTTCATGCTGCCATCCCATTGGAGAAGGCATGATTGTTAGAAAGGTTATATCACAGCCGGGGGGGACAGTAAATGAAGGAAGAATCGTTTTCTTTGCTTTGTGGGGGTTATGACCTTTAAATTGTTTAATTCTCCCTCGTcgttacaattttttttttaaaaaaaaagcttgtttttttttttgggttgaaaAAAGCCGCAGTTTTTGTATGGTCGGAAATTCAATAGGTGCTGGCGGAAGCTCTCCCTAGCTGACCTTTTAGCATTTCCATAAAATACCACTTTTAATCATAAGAGAACCTAGTATGGTAGTGCACGCTCTCGTCTGTTGATCAAGAAATTACAAATTTGATACTCAGTGAGATTATTCATAcccttttattagttatttaatatttctcttttattatacTAGAAACCTCTTTTTTAaccgaaaaatataaatagcatatttatatctacaaaaaaattttgaatcgaacaaaaattgttatttaacaaaaaaaaagaattaacacgattttatttagaaaatagtATTAACAGCTGTATGTTTCAATTTACCAAAAATTTTagcaatttttaaaaattacattaaatacttttttgacttttcattttccatcTCTTTGTGAGAACGGGCAATGCGGCATATTCTTATCGAGTTCCTTTCTCTCATGAATTCACTcataaaaatgaaaggaaaaaaaaaaaggaaccaagaaaagatggaaaagaattataaatttttcggTATCTTCAATTAGTATGAGCCGTGACATCGTCCTAAGAAGGGCATTTTGGGAAGGGCAAGTGATGTAGTACATTAATATAAATGAACGGCAGCAAGAAACGGGTGAGCTTCGCATGTTAGATGTCCCACTCTTTCTCCCCCAATCGCTCTCtctttctcgtgttttcttttctctccttttcctCCCGTCGTATTATGCgccataaaatttcaaataataactATTCATTCAATTAAATCCCTAGTTTCCGTTTCTTTGAAGCCCGACCAAAACCAAAATTAAATGACGAACGTACATTACTTTCAATGCAGACACTGTAACTCATATCTCTCGTGATCAAAGTCAAGCTAACGTCCAACGGGAGATTAGTCTCACCCAATAGATTGAACACTCATCgtaatcttaaaaaaaaaattataagaagcaagaaatggaaataaaaaaaccaCCAATTTTGTTCAAATATGAAATCAGAATTTCTttcgtttttatttttggacaATATATTGCTATGTATATAATCAGTCATAGGGGTGGTGGAGTGCAATGCTTGTCACCTACTCCTTTTTTAGTTccactcctctctctctctctctctttctctctctatagaAACAGTCCTCCATTACTTCATCTTGAGCTCACAAGAACCTCTCTGTTCCCTTTGCTCTCTgctctgtttttcttttgtatcTATTCCATTCATCAGTTGATTGGTTGATTGATCCCATCTTCACTTAAAACTGCAATGGAGAAGAGGCACAAGTGCAAGCTCTGCTCCAAGAACTTCTCCAATGGCAGAGCTCTCAGAGCCCACATGAAGTCCCACTCCTTGAACCTCCCCATTTCCGAAGAGATGCCCCCCGCCAAGGAATCGGATCGGAAGCTCGTTTACCCGACTGAATCAGCTTCATCAGCCTCTGGCTCCTCGTCCTCCTCATCTTCAtccgaagaagaagacgaagcAGTTAAGGTTGATCAAGGGTACGGGCTACGGGAGAACCCGAAGAAGAGCTTCCGGTTGGCAGATCCCGAGTTCTCGTTCGCGGGGTCGGTCGTGCTCCAGGACCGAGAGAGCGAGACTGAGTCCTCCAAGAACCCGACCCGTAGGCGATCCAAGCGGATTCGCAACTGTtctccattttcttcttcttctccttctcttttGGATACTAAAACGAAGATCAAGTTAAGCAGCAACTTCAGTAACCGGGTGGACGAGTCACCGGGTTATCGCATTGTCGAGCCCGAGCCGGTGAGTTCTTCGATCTCCGATGCCACAACAGAGGAAGACGTGGCCTTCTGCCTCATGATGCTGTCCAGGGACAAGTGGAAAGGGCAGAAGCGTACCAAGGACGAACCGAAATTCCGGCCAGTCGAGGATTTAGAAGtcgaagaggaggaggaggaggaggaagaagaggaaggagaagatgatgaagaagacgaagaagaagagacaGACGAATCAGAGGAGCATCAGCATTGCAAGGTCATGACTAAcgacaacaacaacaacaaaagcAGAGGAAAGTACAGATGCGAAACGTGCAAGAAAACGTTCCGGTCCTATCAGGCGCTGGGCGGCCACCGGGCGAGCCACAAGAAGGCCCAGCTGCTGCCTCCATCAGCCATCCAGTTGGCGGCACAGCGGCCAACGCCTCCCCATCGCGCAGTCAAGGTGGAGCCCGTCGTTAAGGTTCATGAATGTCCATACTGCTCCCGGGTCTTCTCGTCGGGTCAGGCGCTAGGCGGGCACAAGAGGTCTCACACCACCGATTATGGGACCTCAATCACGGTCCCGATCCCCAAGAAGAAGTTTGGGGACACACTCATAGATCTCAACCTTCCTGCTCCGGTCGAGGATGATGATTTTGTCGAGCTATCAGCCGTTTCGGATGCCGAGTTTGTATACCACCACACGACTCGATGAGTGAAGCCGAGCAGTTTTCACCTTCTCATAAGCAGATGTCGCAAAAGAAGACATCTGAAGCAATCGCCGAGAACAGCTCGAAGTCATGACTTCCGAATAATCACCGAAGAAAAGCTCAAAGGTAATATTAACCTCGGATCTAAAGACAATGCCGATGATGCATAGATCGAATTGTCCGCGAGGCTGATATATATTCTTTACGGTCTCACATTGGGATAATTTTTCCTCTGACTGTAGTTGATCTTTTTGTCAAGCAAGTTGCATAATAAAACAGCAACTTAGTTAAGAACTCACATTTAGTAGTAATCGAAAAAGTATCATGCATCAATTTTGGATAATTCGATTCAACTCTGTTCTTGTATGCAGAACTCTTTGTTTAGTATAAATAACATatttatacacatatatgtgtgtatttATATGTTTGGTAGAATGTTGCTCTGCTTTGTGGGGCATTTTGCTTGAACGGTTGAAccttgtactttttttttgggcaataCCATCCGGCACTCTGGCATGGCAGTGGGCATGCCACGGCTGTTGTTCTAAAGAATCAGAAGCAGAACTAAAATCAATTGGTTCGGGTAATTCAGGTACGTTCTCCTTAAATAAGATGTGGAGTTTAAGTC
The sequence above is drawn from the Punica granatum isolate Tunisia-2019 chromosome 5, ASM765513v2, whole genome shotgun sequence genome and encodes:
- the LOC116206835 gene encoding zinc finger protein ZAT9-like gives rise to the protein MEKRHKCKLCSKNFSNGRALRAHMKSHSLNLPISEEMPPAKESDRKLVYPTESASSASGSSSSSSSSEEEDEAVKVDQGYGLRENPKKSFRLADPEFSFAGSVVLQDRESETESSKNPTRRRSKRIRNCSPFSSSSPSLLDTKTKIKLSSNFSNRVDESPGYRIVEPEPVSSSISDATTEEDVAFCLMMLSRDKWKGQKRTKDEPKFRPVEDLEVEEEEEEEEEEEGEDDEEDEEEETDESEEHQHCKVMTNDNNNNKSRGKYRCETCKKTFRSYQALGGHRASHKKAQLLPPSAIQLAAQRPTPPHRAVKVEPVVKVHECPYCSRVFSSGQALGGHKRSHTTDYGTSITVPIPKKKFGDTLIDLNLPAPVEDDDFVELSAVSDAEFVYHHTTR